The following are encoded together in the Glycine soja cultivar W05 chromosome 5, ASM419377v2, whole genome shotgun sequence genome:
- the LOC114412591 gene encoding mitochondrial coenzyme A transporter SLC25A42-like isoform X1, whose amino-acid sequence MNELSQKQTLVVHGIAGAGSVALATAFTYPLDTMKVLIQVGSSTGKELDHAHVLTRLLSVSGNAGLFNGFGWLLVGRIFGLGARFGVYEILSAFYKDGRENNYLFASEALLAGVVAGAIEAVISSPFELIKLRMQVSSASYVPSSNFALEKGARTPLIARLLHGCYPDRRALDQYIGLISTLKAKNTNLTSALLEYPWTMTGSGSPPSVSNVRRPSDIISLEGWSTLWRGLRSGIVRDSVFGGVFFSTWQFLHQAMLDWKAAGMNPPPRLNEEVGPLSPLTVSLTAGFSASVAAAASHSFDTTRSRSQCTVLPKYISMERKILKWKRPGNKFERITGIHPSDRGVLFRGIGWRMARSGLASFIIVGSYLFVADQLASSLT is encoded by the exons ATGAACGAGTTATCTCAGAAGCAGACTCTTGTTGTCCATGGGATTGCTGGTGCTGGTTCGGTGGCTTTAGCCACCGCCTTCACTTACCCTCTTGACACCATGAAAGTCCTCATTCAG GTTGGTTCCAGCACCGGTAAAGAATTGGACCATGCCCATGTTTTGACCAGACTACTCTCTGTATCCGGCAATGCAG GTTTGTTCAATGGTTTTGGCTGGTTGTTGGTTGGAAGGATTTTTGGTCTGGGAGCACGATTTGGGGTTTATGAAATCCTGTCTGCCTTTTATAAAG ATGGTcgggaaaataattatttgtttgcTTCTGAGGCTCTTTTGGCTGGCGTGGTAGCTGGTGCCATTGAGGCAGTCATAAGCTCTCCATTCGAACTCATCAAGCTTCGTATGCAAGTTAGCTCTGCTTCATATGTTCCTAGCTCCAACTTTGCTTTGGAAAAGGGGGCTCGTACACCTTTAATTGCAAGATTACTTCATGGCTGTTATCCAGACAGGAGGGCATTGGACCAATATATTGGTCTCATCTCCAccctaaaagccaaaaatacaAACCTGACCAGTGCGTTGCTAGAGTATCCATGGACAATGACAGGATCTGGGAGTCCACCATCAGTTTCCAATGTCAGGAGACCATCTGACATTATATCTTTGGAAGGATGGAGCACATTATGGAGAGGTCTCCGTTCTGGAATTGTCCGAGATTCTGTGTTTGGTGGCGTATTTTTTTCGACCTGGCAATTTCTGCACCAAGCAATGCTAGATTGGAAGGCTGCAGGGATGAATCCTCCACCCAG GTTAAATGAAGAAGTCGGTCCATTGTCTCCTTTGACTGTTAGTCTTACTGCTGGATTCTCAGCTTCagttgctgctgctgcttcCCATAGTTTTGATACTACAAGAAGTAGATCGCAGTGTACTGTGCTGCCAAAG TACATCTCTATGGAGAGAAAGATTCTGAAGTGGAAACGACCAGGAAACAAGTTTGAAAGAATTACTGGGATCCATCCTTCTGACAGGGGTGTCTTGTTCCGTGGTATTGGTTGGCGAATGGCTCGCTCTGGGTTGGCTTCATTCATTATTGTAGGAAGTTATTTATTTGTTGCTGATCAGCTTGCTTCTAGTTTGACTTAA
- the LOC114412591 gene encoding mitochondrial coenzyme A transporter SLC25A42-like isoform X2 produces MNELSQKQTLVVHGIAGAGSVALATAFTYPLDTMKVLIQVGSSTGKELDHAHVLTRLLSVSGNAGLFNGFGWLLVGRIFGLGARFGVYEILSAFYKDGRENNYLFASEALLAGVVAGAIEAVISSPFELIKLRMQVSSASYVPSSNFALEKGARTPLIARLLHGCYPDRRALDQYIGLISTLKAKNTNLTSALLEYPWTMTGSGSPPSVSNVRRPSDIISLEGWSTLWRGLRSGIVRDSVFGGVFFSTWQFLHQAMLDWKAAGMNPPPRLNEEVGPLSPLTVSLTAGFSASVAAAASHSFDTTRSRSQCTVLPKEYKGQGGQHSLLKLKKS; encoded by the exons ATGAACGAGTTATCTCAGAAGCAGACTCTTGTTGTCCATGGGATTGCTGGTGCTGGTTCGGTGGCTTTAGCCACCGCCTTCACTTACCCTCTTGACACCATGAAAGTCCTCATTCAG GTTGGTTCCAGCACCGGTAAAGAATTGGACCATGCCCATGTTTTGACCAGACTACTCTCTGTATCCGGCAATGCAG GTTTGTTCAATGGTTTTGGCTGGTTGTTGGTTGGAAGGATTTTTGGTCTGGGAGCACGATTTGGGGTTTATGAAATCCTGTCTGCCTTTTATAAAG ATGGTcgggaaaataattatttgtttgcTTCTGAGGCTCTTTTGGCTGGCGTGGTAGCTGGTGCCATTGAGGCAGTCATAAGCTCTCCATTCGAACTCATCAAGCTTCGTATGCAAGTTAGCTCTGCTTCATATGTTCCTAGCTCCAACTTTGCTTTGGAAAAGGGGGCTCGTACACCTTTAATTGCAAGATTACTTCATGGCTGTTATCCAGACAGGAGGGCATTGGACCAATATATTGGTCTCATCTCCAccctaaaagccaaaaatacaAACCTGACCAGTGCGTTGCTAGAGTATCCATGGACAATGACAGGATCTGGGAGTCCACCATCAGTTTCCAATGTCAGGAGACCATCTGACATTATATCTTTGGAAGGATGGAGCACATTATGGAGAGGTCTCCGTTCTGGAATTGTCCGAGATTCTGTGTTTGGTGGCGTATTTTTTTCGACCTGGCAATTTCTGCACCAAGCAATGCTAGATTGGAAGGCTGCAGGGATGAATCCTCCACCCAG GTTAAATGAAGAAGTCGGTCCATTGTCTCCTTTGACTGTTAGTCTTACTGCTGGATTCTCAGCTTCagttgctgctgctgcttcCCATAGTTTTGATACTACAAGAAGTAGATCGCAGTGTACTGTGCTGCCAAAG GAGTACAAAGGACAAGGAGGCCAACATAGTCTACTTAAACTAAAGAAAAGTTAA
- the LOC114412593 gene encoding 60S ribosomal protein L44, whose amino-acid sequence MVNVPKTKKTYCKSKECRKHTLHKVTQYKKGKDSIAAQGKRRYDRKQSGYGGQTKPVFHKKAKTTKKIVLRLQCQGCKHVSQHAIKRCKHFEIGGDKKGKGTSLF is encoded by the exons ATG GTGAACGTTCCGAAGACAAAGAAGACCTACTGCAAGAGCAAGGAGTGCAGGAAGCACACGCTCCACAAGGTCACCCAATACAAGAAGGGCAAGGACAGCATCGCCGCTCAGGGAAAACGCCGTTATGACCGCAAACAGTCCGGTTACGGTGGCCAGACCAAGCCCGTTTTCCACAAAAAG gcgAAAACCACCAAGAAAATTGTGTTGAGGCTCCAGTGCCAAGGATGCAAGCATGTCTCGCAGCACGCTATCAAG AGGTGCAAGCACTTTGAGATCGGTGGTGACAAGAAGGGAAAAGGAACATCTCTCTTCTAG
- the LOC114412592 gene encoding putative clathrin assembly protein At4g02650, with amino-acid sequence MSPSTLRRAIGAVKDQTSIGLAMVGNSTSLADLDVAIVKATRHDEYPAEEKHLKEILSLTCYSRAFISACVNTLSRRLSKTSSWTVALKTLILIQRLLSDGDPAYEQEIFFSTRRGTRLLNMSDFRGNSKYNSWDFCAFVRTYALYLDERLEYMMQNKRGKRSRFAIDEEEEETMERESRYSREREKNREILKVTPLCEMKTEELFSKMQHLQLLVERFLACRPTGRAKTHRIVIVALYPIVKESFQIYDNITEILCIFIDRFIGMELPDCIKVYDIFCRVGKQYDELDLFYSWSKSVGIARSTEYPEIERVTTKKLEVMDQYIRDKAQHKKLYIQEENNEEEEPEEDMNAIKALPAPEYFHEEPEEVKEETKEEDIKEEKLVQTEGDLLNLGDDMVTSQEHGDSLALALFDGALPTSATQALPWHAFDDAADWETALVQSSSNLSNQKPSLGGGFDTLLLDGMYRQAATNMQRQSHGMNGSASSVALGSAGRPAMLALPAPPTSGSGSSLDSADPFAASLAVAPPAYVQMSEIEKKQRLLMEEQEMWQQYARSGMQGNVAFTKLQPNNTYHMGQYPQNYGHYYH; translated from the exons ATGTCTCCAAGCACATTAAGAAGAGCCATAGGGGCAGTGAAGGATCAAACGAGCATAGGCCTGGCCATGGTGGGAAACAGCACCTCACTCGCTGACCTTGATGTGGCCATTGTGAAGGCAACAAGGCATGATGAGTACCCAGCTGAAGAGAAGCATCTGAAGGAGATTCTCAGCTTAACATGCTACTCTCGAGCATTCATCAGTGCATGTGTAAACACCCTCTCTAGGCGTCTCAGCAAGACTAGCAGTTGGACAGTGGCtttaaaaacacttattttgattcaaaggCTGTTATCAGATGGTGATCCTGCATATGAGCAAGAAATATTCTTCTCAACTCGCCGCGGAACACGCCTCCTAAACATGTCTGATTTCAGGGGCAactcaaaatataattcatgGGACTTCTGTGCATTTGTGCGCACCTATGCGTTGTATCTAGATGAAAGGCTTGAGTACATGATGCAAAACAAGCGTGGAAAGCGTAGCAGGTTTGCTATTGATGAGGAAGAAGAGGAAACTATGGAAAGAGAAAGTAGATATAGTagggaaagagaaaagaataGAGAAATCTTGAAAGTCACACCATTGTGTGAAATGAAGACTGAGGAGCTATTTTCCAAAATGCAGCACTTGCAATTGCTGGTTGAGCGCTTTCTAGCTTGTCGTCCCACAG GGAGAGCAAAGACACATCGAATTGTGATAGTGGCTCTCTATCCTATTGTGAAGGAGAGTTTCCAAATATATGACAACATTACAGAAATACTGTGTATCTTCATTGACCGTTTCATTGGCATGGAGTTACCTGACTGCATTAAGGTATATGACATTTTCTGTCGTGTTGGGAAACAGTATGATGAACTAGACTTGTTCTACAGCTGGTCCAAGAGTGTCGGAATTGCCCGCTCTACTGAGTACCCAGAGATTGAGAGGGTCACAACTAAGAAGCTAGAGGTCATGGATCAATACATCAGAGACAAAGCACAACACAAAAAGCTATACATCCAAGAAGAaaacaatgaagaagaagaaccagAGGAAGACATGAATGCAATCAAGGCACTGCCAGCACCAGAATATTTCCATGAGGAACCAGAAGAAGTGAAGGAAGAGACAAAGGAAGAagatataaaagaagaaaaattggtGCAAACAGAAGGTGATCTATTGAATTTAGGAGATGACATGGTGACAAGTCAAGAACATGGGGACAGCCTAGCCTTGGCACTATTTGATGGTGCTTTACCAACGAGTGCCACTCAAGCCCTTCCATGGCACGCTTTTGATGATGCAGCAGATTGGGAAACAGCATTGGTCCAATCATCCAGTAACTTGTCCAACCAGAAGCCATCATTAGGAGGCGGCTTTGACACATTGTTGTTGGATGGTATGTATAGACAAGCAGCAACAAATATGCAAAGACAAAGTCATGGGATGAATGGCAGTGCTAGCAGTGTGGCGCTAGGGTCAGCTGGAAGGCCTGCAATGTTAGCATTGCCAGCACCACCAACATCAGGGAGTGGTTCAAGTTTGGATAGTGCAGATCCATTTGCAGCCTCATTGGCCGTGGCACCTCCAGCTTATGTGCAAATGTCAGAGATAGAGAAGAAACAAAGGTTATTAATGGAGGAACAAGAAATGTGGCAACAATATGCAAGGAGTGGCATGCAAGGAAACGTTGCATTCACAAAACTACAACCTAACAATACTTATCACATGGGACAGTATCCACAAAACTATGGccattattatcattaa
- the LOC114411514 gene encoding uncharacterized protein LOC114411514: MARPARSIVLPLLVGILVVILLLESRYVKAMGEVAAMDDSAALMNTSSSGANWDAHSKHRRNMGVNGRVFCCYDNHIGSCNPGSEKDDHYCNYICKKHHCYKGGICKIRGKKFPNHFCHCFC, translated from the exons ATGGCTAGACCAGCTAGAAGCATAGTTCTACCCCTCCTTGTTGGCATTCTCGTCGTCATTTTGTTGTTAG AATCAAGATACGTGAAAGCGATGGGTGAGGTTGCTGCAATGGATGATAGTGCGGCATTGATGAATACATCATCATCAGGTGCAAACTGGGATGCGCATTCAAAACACAGAAGAAACATGGGTGTGAATGGGAGGGTGTTTTGCTGCTATGATAACCATATAGGAAGTTGCAATCCGGGTTCAGAGAAAGATGACCATTATTGTAATTACATTTGCAAAAAACACCACTGCTACAAAGGGGGTATATGCAAAATTCGTGGcaaaaagtttccaaatcatttttGTCATTGTTTCTGCTAA
- the LOC114412594 gene encoding tRNA (guanine(10)-N2)-methyltransferase homolog → MWYLCVFFHRLLDYRKPEVESLAQLFGATEDPKNGDVPSQMQWKLPIHYHPDSPFHFVNLPSEKLARDIATRSILVKGMYELWGEGSSYEELKESVLSYPDERKLPYLDSDSTFKITVDSFGKVISLEDQKELIQGLSYIPFKGRVKLKNPDHNFWLIEVDNYGGNNGLPPIVQKRVFFGREVGGADRKLLPTYQLKSRTYLGPTAMDAEIAFLMANQALATSGKLVYDPFVGTGSILVAAAHFGAITMGADIDIRVVRDGRGPNCNVWSNFKQYGLPLPVGLLRADNNLPPWRSTLKEVFDAIICDPPYGVRAGGRKSGGRKLLKGAVEPYTVPDEKRTDHIPSTAAYSLVECVHDLFDLAAKMLLMGGRLVFFYPVLREDGFPENHFPEHPCFKLISSSEQILSSRYSRVLLTMVKTGPYTEEIAEAARKKHIEFKENHVKWLEDGNLHSAVFSPADDQFTEAGDPKLIKDPKPKYRGKYV, encoded by the exons ATGTGGTACTTGTGCGTTTTCTTCCACAGGTTATTGGATTACAGAAAACCAGAAGTGGAATCTCTGGCGCAACTCTTCGGAGCCACCGAGGACCCTAAAAATGGCGACGTTCCCTCCCAAATGCAATGGAAGCTCCCTATTCACTACCACCCCGATTCCCCTTTCCATTTCGTAAACCTCCCTTCCGAAAAACTCGCTCGTGACATCGCCACCCGAA GCATACTTGTTAAGGGGATGTATGAGCTGTGGGGTGAAGGGAGTAGCTATGAGGAGTTGAAGGAGTCTGTGTTGAGTTACCCTGACGAAAGGAAGTTGCCGTACTTGGATTCTGATAGCACTTTCAAGATTACTGTCGATAGCTTTGGGAAGGTCATTAGCTTGGAGGACCAAAAGGAGCTCATTCAAGGGCTCTCTTATATCCCTTTCAAG GGACGAGTAAAGTTGAAAAACCCAGATCACAACTTCTGGCTTATAGAAGTTGATAATTATGGAGGTAATAATGGTCTTCCTCCAATTGTACAAAAGAGAGTCTTCTTTGGTCGCGAAGTTGGTGGGGCAGATAGGAAGCTTTTACCCACATATCAGTTGAAAAGCCGTACTTATCTTGGGCCAACAGCCATGGATGCTGAAATTGCTTTTCTAATGGCCAATCAAGCACTAGCTACTTCTGGGAAACTAGTTTATGACCCTTTTGTTGGAACTGGAAGTATTCTTGTTGCAGCAGCTCATTTTGGAGCAATAACCATG GGTGCTGACATTGACATTAGGGTAGTCCGTGATGGACGTGGTCCCAACTGTAATGTTTGGAGTAATTTTAAGCAG TATGGATTGCCATTGCCTGTTGGTCTTCTAAGAGCGGACAACAACCTTCCTCCCTGGCGTTCTACGCTGAAAGAG GTATTTGATGCCataatatgtgatcctccttaTGGAGTGCGAGCTGGGGGACGCAAATCTGGTGGTCGGAAGCTGCTAAAGGGGGCTGTGGAACCTTACACCGTTCCTGATGAAAAAAGAACAGATCACATACCATCAACTGCAGCTTACAGTTTAGTTGAGTGCGTGCATGATTTGTTTGATCTTGCAGCCAAGATGCTTCTAATGGGGGGCAGGCTTGTGTTTTTCTATCCTGTATTGAGAGAAGATGGTTTTCCTGAAAACCATTTCCCAGAGCACCCATGTTTTAAACTGATTTCTTCGTCGGAGCAGATCCTTAGTTCGCGTTATAGCAGGGTGTTACTGACAATGGTCAAGACAGGTCCTTACACAGAGGAAATAGCTGAGGCGGCTAGGAAAAAACACATTGAATTTAAGGAGAACCATGTAAAATGGTTAGAAGATGGTAATCTTCATTCTGCAGTTTTCAGTCCTGCTGATGATCAATTTACGGAGGCTGGTGATCCCAAGTTAATTAAGGATCCAAAGCCTAAATACAGAGGAAAGTACGTTTAG